One Brassica napus cultivar Da-Ae chromosome C4, Da-Ae, whole genome shotgun sequence genomic region harbors:
- the LOC111202282 gene encoding receptor-like serine/threonine-protein kinase At2g45590, with the protein MPSRPSPPVHNRFQTLPVILTGSLALTGALLVLLTILLYRKLSRNRTAPSDASPQHYQCRRFSYSQLRRATNSFSDSSQLGHGGFGTVYKADLPSGVSLAVKVMDSSAGALQGEREFHNELSLSSRLASSPHVVSLLGFSSDRRNRRLVLVYELMPNRSLQEALLGPLKCEELMDWRKRFEIATDVAKGIEFLHHRCDPPIIHGDVKPSNVLLDSDFKAKIGDFGLARVKSEALVSGGGDETRILIEEDDDGKRKEDDNGSILEECESVITLFEEGNAVNFSPENDCGSSVFTASPGGGLIQSPDNCDVSVLMETSPGQALIPSPENCAVSVLTASPGQALIPSPENCAVTSPGGASPEQMSVESGGKQKVGSRRDWWWKQDNNCGSRGVVESGSVKDYVMEWIGSEIKKDNKEWIKNGDGSASSSVSKKKKKKKKRKPREWWKEEFCEELTRKKRKKKKKNKRGLSIESWFHRDNDDERSHNPTKRKKRNSIDWWVDGLSGDLKSVKKQSQDSGLWCDVNVQKSGGVSSTPSMRGTVCYIAPECGGGGGGGVLSEKCDVYSFGVLLLVLVSGRRPLQVTASPMSEFERANLISWAKQLACHGNLLELVDKSIHSLEKEQAVLCVTIALLCLQRSPVKRPTMKEIVEMLTGASEPPHLPFEFSPSPPMGFPFKSRKKAR; encoded by the coding sequence ATGCCATCACGCCCCTCTCCGCCGGTTCATAACCGTTTCCAGACGCTTCCGGTTATCCTAACCGGTTCCCTCGCCTTAACCGGAGCCTTACTCGTCCTCCTAACCATCCTCCTCTACCGGAAACTCTCCCGGAACCGAACCGCTCCCTCGGATGCCTCTCCTCAGCACTACCAATGCCGCCGCTTCTCCTACTCCCAGCTCCGCCGCGCGACGAACTCGTTCTCCGACTCGTCCCAGCTCGGCCACGGCGGGTTCGGCACCGTCTACAAAGCCGATCTCCCGAGCGGCGTCTCCCTCGCCGTCAAAGTCATGGACTCCTCCGCCGGGGCCTTACAGGGCGAGCGCGAGTTTCACAacgagctctctctctcctctcgcCTGGCGAGCTCGCCTCACGTCGTCTCCCTCCTCGGATTCTCCTCCGATCGGCGTAACCGGAGGCTCGTGCTGGTCTACGAGCTCATGCCTAATCGGAGCTTGCAGGAGGCGCTTCTTGGTCCTCTCAAGTGCGAGGAGCTTATGGATTGGAGGAAAAGGTTCGAGATTGCGACGGATGTTGCTAAAGGGATTGAGTTTCTTCACCATCGGTGTGATCCGCCGATTATTCACGGCGATGTGAAGCCGAGTAACGTCCTTCTTGATTCCGATTTCAAGGCAAAGATCGGAGATTTCGGTCTGGCGAGGGTAAAGTCCGAGGCTTTGGTGAGTGGTGGTGGGGACGAGACTAGGATTCTGATTGAGGAAGACGATGATGGGAAGAGAAAGGAAGATGATAACGGGTCGATTCTCGAGGAGTGTGAGAGTGTGATTACTCTGTTCGAGGAGGGTAACGCCGTGAATTTCTCGCCGGAGAATGATTGCGGAAGCAGCGTTTTCACGGCGTCTCCGGGAGGGGGATTGATACAGTCGCCGGATAATTGTGATGTTAGCGTCTTGATGGAGACGTCTCCGGGACAGGCATTGATACCCTCGCCGGAGAATTGTGCTGTTAGCGTCTTGACGGCGTCTCCGGGACAGGCATTGATACCCTCGCCGGAGAACTGTGCTGTTACCTCTCCGGGAGGAGCATCACCGGAGCAAATGAGTGTGGAGAGTGGTGGGAAGCAAAAGGTGGGTTCGAGGAGAGATTGGTGGTGGAAACAAGACAACAACTGTGGAAGCAGAGGAGTGGTTGAGTCAGGAAGTGTGAAAGACTACGTGATGGAATGGATTGGGAGTGAGATTAAGAAAGACAACAAGGAGTGGATCAAAAACGGTGATGGGTCAGCATCATCATCGGtctctaagaagaagaagaagaagaagaagaggaagcctAGAGAGTGGTGGAAGGAAGAGTTTTGTGAAGAGCTAACtagaaagaagaggaagaagaagaagaaaaataaaagagggTTAAGCATTGAATCTTGGTTTCACAGAGACAATGATGATGAACGGTCTCATAATCCTACCAAGAGGAAAAAGAGGAATAGTATAGACTGGTGGGTAGATGGGTTAAGCGGAGATTTAAAATCAGTTAAAAAACAAAGCCAAGACTCTGGTCTATGGTGTGACGTGAATGTTCAGAAGAGTGGTGGAGTAAGCAGCACACCGAGCATGAGAGGTACGGTGTGTTACATTGCACCGGAATgtggtggcggtggtggtggaggcgTGTTGTCTGAGAAATGTGATGTCTACAGTTTCGGGGTTCTGCTCTTGGTTCTTGTCTCGGGGAGACGGCCGTTGCAGGTGACCGCATCGCCTATGTCGGAGTTTGAGAGGGCTAATCTGATATCATGGGCTAAGCAATTGGCTTGTCATGGTAACTTATTGGAGTTGGTTGATAAGTCTATACATTCTTTGGAGAAAGAGCAAGCGGTTCTTTGTGTTACTATAGCGTTGCTTTGTCTGCAAAGGTCTCCGGTTAAGAGACCGACGATGAAGGAGATTGTTGAGATGCTTACCGGTGCGTCTGAGCCACCGCATTTGCCGTTTGAGTTCTCACCGTCTCCGCCTATGGGGTTTCCATTTAAGTCAAGGAAGAAAGCACGGTGA
- the LOC106395320 gene encoding cytochrome P450 76C3-like translates to MCVMSLLLCLVSSCFLLLYFFVTVKTRSSSRGSSRATLPPGPPKLPVVGNIFQVGYSPHRSLTALSKIYGPIMGLKLGSLTTIVISSPEAAKEALKTQDHHLSARTFNDPVRVFDHHEYSVAWGPPSARWRLLRKTTTMHLLSTQRLNAMEPLRMKKVEELMSFINKCCEREEAVDIARAFFVTALNIISNALFSTDFATHDSKSSHEYHNTVISLMNVTGKPNVGDYFPFLRFLDLQGTRKEATLCTQRLFKVFQDFMNARMAKKSSHTKDISSFDMLDTLLDLTQENKAELSLNDIKHFLQDLFTAGTDTNSSTMEWVMSELIRNPEKMVKAQSEIRQVIGENGVVQESDIPRLPYLQAIVKETLRLHPAAPLIPRKSESDVHIFGFLIPKNASVLVNVLAIGRDSSVWENPTRFEPERFLLREIDVKGKDFELIPFGAGRRMCPGMSMALRTMSLVLASLLYSFDWKAQKGVVAENMDMTDAFGVTLRKAKPLRAVPTKRSVRSSL, encoded by the exons ATGTGCGTTATGTCTCTGCTCTTATGTTTAGTCTCATCATGCTTCCTTTTGTTGTACTTCTTCGTCACCGTGAAAACGAGAAGCAGTTCTCGCGGCAGTAGTCGAGCCACACTTCCACCGGGTCCTCCAAAGCTGCCAGTGGTTGGAAACATATTCCAAGTCGGATACAGTCCTCACCGTTCGCTCACTGCTCTCTCGAAAATCTATGGACCAATAATGGGTCTAAAACTTGGAAGTTTAACTACCATAGTCATATCTTCACCAGAGGCAGCAAAAGAGGCACTAAAGACGCAAGACCATCATTTATCTGCCCGAACCTTTAACGATCCGGTTCGAGTCTTTGACCACCATGAATATTCTGTCGCATGGGGTCCTCCCTCAGCTCGTTGGAg GTTGCTAAGGAAAACAACAACAATGCATTTGCTATCAACGCAACGCCTAAACGCAATGGAGCCTCTAAGGATGAAGAAAGTGGAGGAACTCATGAGTTTCATTAACAAATGTTGTGAGAGAGAAGAAGCTGTTGACATAGCTCGTGCTTTTTTCGTCACAGCTCTCAATATCATCTCAAATGCTTTGTTTTCCACTGATTTCGCGACCCATGATTCCAAGTCATCTCATGAGTACCACAACACGGTGATTAGCTTGATGAACGTCACGGGAAAACCCAACGTTGGAGATTATTTCCCGTTTCTTAGGTTTCTTGATCTACAAGGCACCCGTAAAGAAGCAACTCTTTGCACACAGAGACTATTCAAGGTTTTTCAAGACTTCATGAATGCTCGGATGGCGAAAAAATCATCTCATACTAAAGATATTTCGAGCTTCGATATGCTAGATACCCTTCTGGATCTTACACAGGAAAACAAAGCAGAACTGAGTTTGAATGATATCAAACACTTTCTTCAA GACTTGTTTACAGCGGGTACAGACACAAACTCTAGTACAATGGAATGGGTAATGTCAGAGTTAATCCGTAACCCAGAGAAAATGGTCAAAGCTCAGAGTGAGATACGGCAGGTGATTGGTGAAAACGGTGTCGTTCAAGAATCTGATATCCCCAGGCTTCCTTACTTGCAAGCAATTGTGAAAGAGACTCTTCGTTTGCATCCAGCAGCTCCTTTGATCCCTCGAAAATCAGAATCAGATGTCCACATCTTTGGTTTCCTCATTCCTAAAAACGCCTCG GTTTTGGTGAACGTCTTGGCGATAGGACGAGACTCGAGTGTATGGGAGAATCCGACGAGGTTTGAACCAGAAAGGTTCTTGTTACGAGAAATCGATGTGAAGGGCAAAGATTTTGAGCTGATACCGTTTGGAGCGGGACGAAGAATGTGTCCAGGAATGTCAATGGCTCTTAGAACAATGTCTTTGGTGCTTGCGTCTCTTCTCTACTCCTTTGACTGGAAGGCTCAAAAGGGAGTCGTTGCTGAAAACATGGACATGACTGATGCCTTCGGTGTTACCTTGCGGAAGGCCAAGCCTCTACGTGCCGTACCCACCAAAAGATCTGTGCGGTCGTCTTTATAA
- the LOC106392052 gene encoding cytochrome P450 76C2-like — protein sequence MEFILGQALFLLFCFILSCFLIICTTRSRRKSFEAAATPPGPPRLPIIGNIHLVGKNPHHSFANLSKTYGPVMSLKFGSLNTVIITSPEAAREVLRTHDQVLSWRSSTNSIRSINHHEVSVAWLPPSARWRLLRKLSVTLLFSPQRIEATKALRLNKVKELVNFMNESSERDEPVDISRASFITALNIISNILFSVDLGSYDLKNSNEFQDAVIGVMEAIGNPDAANYFPFLGFLDMQGNRKAMKVASEKLFRVFREFIDAKIAKRSLRNDRENVSTHDFVDALLDLTKEDEVELNTNDFVHLLLDLFGAGTDTNSSTVEWAMSELLRSPKTMAKAQAEINRVLGQKGFVEESDISELPYLQAVVKEVFRLHPAAPLLVPRKAESDVEVLGFMVPKDTQVLVNVWAIGRDPSVWENPTRFEPERFLGKETDVRGRDYELTPFGAGRRICPGLPLAVKIVPLMLASLLYSFDWKLPNGVTSEDLDMDETFGLTLHKTNPLHAVPVRKHH from the exons ATGGAGTTCATCTTAGGACAAGCTCTGTTCCTCCTCTTTTGCTttatcttatcatgttttcttatCATCTGTACAACAAGATCAAGAAGGAAATCTTTTGAGGCCGCAGCAACGCCTCCTGGACCTCCACGACTACCTATCATCGGAAACATTCACCTTGTCGGTAAAAACCCACACCATTCATTTGCCAACCTCTCAAAAACTTATGGACCAGTAATGAGTCTTAAGTTTGGAAGCTTAAACACAGTAATCATAACTTCGCCAGAAGCTGCAAGAGAGGTTTTAAGAACACATGACCAAGTCTTGTCTTGGCGCAGCTCCACTAACTCGATACGTTCCATCAATCACCACGAGGTTTCCGTTGCCTGGCTCCCTCCGTCGGCTCGTTGGAG GCTGCTGAGGAAACTATCGGTCACTCTACTGTTCTCTCCGCAGCGTATCGAAGCCACAAAAGCCTTGAGGTTGAACAAAGTGAAGGAACTTGTGAACTTCATGAATGAAAGCAGCGAGAGAGATGAACCTGTTGATATTTCTCGTGCATCATTCATCACAGCTCTTAATATCATATCCAACATTCTGTTTTCTGTCGATCTCGGTAGCTACGACTTGAAAAATTCCAATGAGTTTCAGGATGCGGTGATCGGTGTCATGGAAGCTATCGGAAATCCAGACGCTGCTAACTACTTTCCATTTTTGGGGTTTCTTGACATGCAAGGTAATAGGAAGGCTATGAAGGTTGCCTCAGAAAAGTTGTTTAGGGTTTTCCGTGAGTTCATCGATGCAAAAATAGCAAAAAGATCATTAAGGAATGACCGTGAAAATGTATCCACCCACGATTTCGTGGATGCGCTTCTCGACCTCACTAAAGAAGATGAAGTAGAGCTCAACACTAACGACTTTGTACACCTTCTCTTG GACCTGTTTGGAGCGGGCACGGACACAAACTCTAGTACCGTGGAATGGGCAATGTCAGAGTTACTTCGAAGCCCTAAAACAATGGCTAAAGCTCAAGCTGAGATCAATCGTGTGCTTGGTCAAAAAGGGTTTGTCGAAGAGTCTGATATCTCTGAACTGCCGTATCTACAAGCAGTTGTGAAGGAAGTTTTCCGGTTACATCCAGCTGCTCCCTTACTCGTCCCACGAAAAGCAGAATCAGATGTGGAGGTTCTAGGGTTCATGGTGCCTAAAGACACTCAAGTTTTGGTGAACGTGTGGGCCATAGGACGAGATCCAAGCGTGTGGGAAAATCCGACCCGGTTTGAGCCAGAAAGGTTTTTAGGTAAAGAGACTGATGTTAGAGGTAGAGATTATGAGCTGACACCGTTTGGAGCCGGAAGAAGAATCTGTCCAGGATTGCCTTTGGCTGTGAAGATAGTGCCTCTCATGCTTGCTTCGCTTCTCTATTCTTTTGACTGGAAGCTTCCAAACGGCGTCACTTCTGAGGACTTGGACATGGACGAGACCTTTGGTCTCACATTGCATAAGACCAACCCGTTACATGCCGTTCCCGTCAGGAAACACCATTAA